One window of Inquilinus sp. Marseille-Q2685 genomic DNA carries:
- the phoB gene encoding phosphate regulon transcriptional regulator PhoB translates to MRAGIQPLVLVVEDEVDLVTLLTYNLEREGFRVLAAYDGEEALLLASEQRPDLVLLDWMLPHLSGIEVCRQLRRGAKTRDIPVIMLTARGEEGDRVRGLDSGADDYVAKPFSTPELMARIKAVLRRTSPSSAGDILSYADLSMDLGGHRVRRGNRDVHLGPTEFRLLRHFMQHPGRVFSREQLLDIVWGHDVYVEPRTVDVHIRRLRKALNDDSEIDLIRTVRSAGYSLDVQAQA, encoded by the coding sequence ATGAGAGCCGGCATCCAGCCGCTGGTTCTGGTGGTCGAGGACGAGGTCGACCTCGTCACCCTCCTGACCTACAACCTGGAGCGCGAAGGCTTCCGCGTCCTCGCCGCCTATGACGGCGAGGAGGCGCTGCTGCTGGCCAGCGAGCAGCGCCCGGACCTGGTGCTGCTCGACTGGATGCTGCCGCATCTCTCCGGCATCGAGGTCTGCCGGCAGCTGCGCCGCGGCGCCAAGACCCGCGACATCCCGGTGATCATGCTGACGGCGCGGGGCGAGGAGGGGGACCGCGTGCGCGGCCTCGATTCCGGCGCCGACGACTACGTCGCCAAGCCGTTCTCGACGCCGGAGCTGATGGCCCGGATCAAGGCGGTGCTGCGCCGCACCTCGCCCTCCAGCGCCGGCGACATCCTCAGCTACGCCGATCTCAGCATGGATCTCGGCGGCCACCGCGTCCGCCGCGGCAACCGCGACGTCCATCTCGGCCCGACCGAGTTCCGCCTGCTGCGCCACTTTATGCAGCATCCCGGCCGGGTGTTCAGCCGCGAGCAGCTGCTCGACATCGTCTGGGGCCACGACGTCTATGTCGAGCCGCGCACCGTCGACGTGCATATCCGCCGGCTGCGCAAGGCGCTGAACGACGACAGCGAGATCGACCTGATCCGCACCGTCCGCTCCGCCGGCTATTCGCTGGATGTCCAGGCGCAGGCCTGA
- the pstB gene encoding phosphate ABC transporter ATP-binding protein PstB, with translation MTGNGAQVTTLDVNINVDRPKDFARDLREKISIRNLSFFYEDHEALKKINLPLYERCVTAFIGPSGCGKSTLLRILNRMYDLYPKQRAVGEVLLDGENILGSKQDVNLLRARVGMVFQKPTPFPMSIYDNVAFGIRLYEKLDQAEMDSRVEGALRRAALWDEVKDKLKKSGTSLSGGQQQRLCIARTIAMQPDVVLLDEPTSALDPISTAKIEELIDELKTDYTIAIVTHNMQQAARAADFTAFMYLGELVEFGETSELFTSPKNERTHSYITGRFG, from the coding sequence ATGACAGGCAATGGCGCTCAGGTGACGACGCTCGACGTGAACATCAACGTCGACCGCCCCAAGGACTTCGCCCGCGATCTCCGCGAGAAGATCTCGATCCGCAACCTGTCCTTCTTCTACGAGGACCACGAGGCGCTGAAGAAGATCAACCTGCCGCTCTATGAGCGCTGCGTGACCGCCTTCATCGGTCCCTCGGGCTGCGGGAAGTCGACGCTGCTGCGCATCCTGAACCGGATGTACGACCTGTACCCGAAGCAGCGCGCGGTCGGCGAGGTGCTGCTGGACGGCGAGAACATCCTCGGCTCGAAGCAGGACGTGAACCTGCTGCGCGCCCGGGTCGGCATGGTGTTCCAGAAGCCGACGCCGTTCCCGATGTCGATCTACGACAACGTCGCCTTCGGCATCCGGCTCTACGAGAAGCTGGACCAGGCCGAGATGGACAGCCGTGTCGAAGGCGCCCTGCGCCGCGCCGCGCTGTGGGACGAGGTCAAGGACAAGCTGAAGAAGAGCGGCACCAGCCTCTCCGGCGGCCAGCAGCAGCGCCTGTGCATCGCCCGCACCATCGCGATGCAGCCCGACGTGGTGCTGCTCGACGAGCCGACCTCGGCGCTCGACCCGATCTCGACCGCGAAGATCGAGGAGCTGATCGACGAGCTGAAGACCGACTACACGATCGCGATCGTCACCCACAACATGCAGCAGGCGGCCCGCGCCGCCGACTTCACCGCCTTCATGTATCTTGGCGAGCTGGTCGAGTTCGGCGAGACGTCGGAGCTGTTCACCAGCCCGAAGAACGAGCGGACGCACAGCTACATCACCGGCCGCTTCGGCTGA
- a CDS encoding GNAT family N-acetyltransferase gives MSVRNLDALFRPASIALIADGPVGAVLARNLFAGGFDGPVMPVTQGARSVGSALAYPSVADLPMAPDLAVIAAPPDALPGLIAQLGGRGTRAAAVVGIDRPAAAKGTEGARLRQAMLDAARPHLLRILGPDGFGLMAPHRGVNASLGHVAPEAGDLAFVSQSGTVAAAVLDWATRRGIGFSHVVSLGGMADVDFGDMLDWLAADTRTRAVLLHIETISHARKFMSAARVAARTRPVVVIRPGRGDRRAGDADGLIGPDAVYDAAFRRAGMLRVFDLAELFDAVETLASGLRVEGERLAILTNGAGLGLLATEALADAGGTVAVPAAATARRLGIAGADPPGPVDLGDAAPADRFARALEALLADPGRDAVLVVNGPSAIADPVEAARAVAGVVAETARRDGRRPPVLASWLGAAAETRRLFAEARIPGYDTPGQAARAFMHLARHRRNQVLLMQTPPALPEDFQPDADAARAVIAAALAEGRAALTAAEARSVLDAYRIPLSPEGAAARPEAHQLVLGIDDDPVFGPVLLFGQGGAAAELLHDGVAALPPLNAVLARDLMRRARVWRLLQGYRGRPPADLDAVALTLVKLSQLAADLSEVAALRINPLLAGAAGVLAPGAAIRVQPPLPPGTPRFAIRPYPQRLVQHLALRDGREVTLRPVRPEDEPAIREMLQRSSPEDVRLRFFSAMRSFSHEFAARLTQIDYDREMALVAEAEEDGQRVILGAVRIIADPDGETAEYGIMVRSDLKGQGLGHRLMTEIIGYARSRGLKRIFGEVLRENVTMLRMAEELGFARADVPDEPGIIHVTISLDEIAALGQHSA, from the coding sequence ATGTCGGTGCGCAACCTGGATGCCCTGTTCCGACCGGCCTCGATCGCCCTGATCGCCGACGGTCCGGTCGGCGCCGTGCTGGCCCGCAACCTGTTCGCCGGCGGCTTCGACGGGCCGGTGATGCCGGTCACCCAGGGCGCCCGGTCGGTCGGCAGCGCCCTCGCCTACCCGTCCGTCGCCGACCTGCCGATGGCGCCGGACCTGGCCGTGATCGCGGCGCCGCCCGACGCCCTGCCCGGGCTGATCGCCCAGCTGGGCGGCCGCGGCACCCGTGCCGCCGCGGTCGTCGGCATCGACCGGCCGGCGGCGGCGAAAGGCACGGAGGGCGCCCGGCTGCGCCAGGCGATGCTGGACGCGGCCCGGCCGCATCTGCTGCGCATCCTCGGCCCCGACGGCTTCGGCCTGATGGCGCCGCATCGCGGCGTCAACGCCAGCCTGGGCCATGTCGCCCCCGAGGCCGGCGACCTGGCCTTCGTCAGCCAGTCCGGCACCGTGGCCGCGGCGGTGCTGGACTGGGCCACCCGGCGCGGCATCGGCTTCAGCCACGTCGTCTCGCTGGGCGGCATGGCCGATGTCGATTTCGGCGACATGCTGGACTGGCTGGCCGCCGACACCCGCACCCGCGCGGTGCTGCTGCACATCGAGACCATCAGCCACGCCCGCAAGTTCATGTCGGCCGCCCGCGTCGCCGCCCGCACCCGGCCGGTGGTGGTGATCCGCCCCGGCCGCGGCGACAGGCGGGCCGGCGACGCCGACGGGCTGATCGGCCCCGATGCGGTGTACGACGCCGCCTTCCGCCGCGCCGGCATGCTGCGGGTGTTCGACCTGGCCGAGCTGTTCGACGCGGTCGAGACCCTGGCCAGCGGCCTGCGGGTCGAGGGCGAGCGGCTGGCGATCCTGACCAACGGCGCGGGCCTCGGCCTGCTGGCCACGGAGGCGCTGGCCGACGCCGGCGGGACCGTGGCCGTGCCGGCGGCGGCGACGGCGAGACGGCTGGGGATCGCCGGTGCCGATCCGCCCGGCCCGGTCGACCTGGGCGATGCGGCGCCGGCCGACCGCTTCGCCCGGGCGCTGGAGGCGCTGCTGGCCGATCCCGGCCGCGACGCGGTGCTGGTGGTGAACGGCCCGAGCGCGATCGCCGACCCGGTCGAGGCGGCCCGGGCGGTGGCCGGCGTGGTCGCCGAGACGGCGAGGCGCGACGGCCGCCGCCCGCCGGTCCTGGCCAGCTGGCTGGGCGCCGCCGCCGAGACCCGGCGCCTGTTCGCCGAGGCCCGCATCCCCGGCTACGACACGCCGGGCCAGGCGGCGCGCGCCTTCATGCATCTGGCCCGGCACCGGCGGAACCAGGTGCTGCTGATGCAGACGCCGCCGGCCCTGCCGGAGGATTTCCAGCCGGATGCCGACGCCGCCCGGGCGGTGATCGCGGCGGCCCTCGCGGAAGGCCGGGCCGCCCTGACCGCGGCCGAGGCGCGGTCGGTGCTGGACGCCTATCGCATCCCGCTGTCGCCCGAAGGCGCCGCCGCCCGGCCCGAGGCGCATCAGCTGGTGCTGGGGATCGACGACGACCCGGTGTTCGGCCCGGTGCTGCTGTTCGGTCAGGGCGGTGCCGCGGCCGAGCTGCTGCATGACGGCGTCGCCGCCCTGCCGCCCTTGAACGCCGTGCTGGCGCGCGACCTGATGCGGCGCGCCCGGGTCTGGCGGCTGCTGCAGGGCTATCGCGGCCGGCCGCCGGCCGACCTGGACGCCGTGGCGCTGACGCTGGTCAAGCTGTCGCAGCTGGCCGCCGACCTGTCGGAGGTGGCGGCGCTGCGGATCAACCCGCTGCTGGCCGGCGCCGCGGGCGTGCTGGCGCCCGGCGCCGCGATCCGGGTGCAGCCGCCGCTGCCGCCGGGCACGCCGCGCTTCGCCATCCGGCCCTATCCGCAGCGGCTGGTGCAGCACCTGGCGCTGCGCGACGGCCGCGAGGTCACGCTGCGGCCGGTTCGGCCGGAGGACGAGCCGGCGATCCGCGAGATGCTGCAGCGGTCCAGCCCGGAGGATGTGCGGCTGCGCTTCTTCAGCGCCATGCGCAGCTTCAGCCACGAATTCGCGGCCCGGCTGACCCAGATCGACTACGACCGCGAGATGGCGCTGGTGGCCGAGGCCGAGGAGGACGGGCAGCGCGTGATCCTGGGCGCCGTGCGCATCATCGCCGATCCGGACGGCGAGACCGCGGAATACGGCATCATGGTGCGCTCGGACCTCAAGGGCCAGGGCCTCGGCCACCGGCTGATGACCGAGATCATCGGCTATGCCCGCAGCCGCGGGCTGAAGCGGATCTTCGGCGAGGTGCTGCGGGAGAACGTGACCATGCTGCGCATGGCCGAGGAGCTCGGATTCGCCCGCGCGGACGTGCCGGACGAGCCCGGCATCATTCATGTGACGATTTCGCTCGACGAGATCGCCGCTCTCGGTCAGCATTCCGCCTAG
- the phoU gene encoding phosphate signaling complex protein PhoU: protein MANEHIVKSFDQELEALRRTIVQMGGLAESQLELAIQAVVRRDADLAGRVMRSDEQMDAYEASVDAAVVQILALRQPFAADLREVISALRIAADLERIGDYAANIAKRSLALAQVPVVRPVATLPRMGRMVQQIIKDVLDAYTERDLDKALSAWRQDESVDDLYTSLFRETLTYMMEDPRNITPCTHLLFIAKNIERIGDHATNIAELIHFLLTGKPVKDVRPKGDATSFTVVTPEAKPEDNA, encoded by the coding sequence ATGGCAAACGAACATATCGTCAAGTCCTTCGACCAGGAGCTCGAGGCGCTGCGCCGCACCATCGTGCAGATGGGCGGCCTGGCGGAAAGCCAACTCGAGCTCGCCATCCAGGCGGTGGTGCGGCGCGACGCCGACCTCGCCGGCCGGGTGATGCGCAGCGACGAGCAGATGGACGCCTACGAGGCCTCGGTCGACGCCGCGGTGGTCCAGATCCTGGCCCTGCGCCAGCCCTTCGCGGCCGACCTGCGCGAGGTGATCTCGGCGCTCCGCATCGCCGCCGACCTCGAGCGGATCGGCGACTACGCCGCCAATATCGCCAAGCGGTCGTTGGCCCTGGCCCAGGTGCCGGTGGTCCGCCCGGTGGCGACGCTGCCCCGCATGGGCCGGATGGTGCAGCAGATCATCAAGGACGTGCTCGACGCCTATACCGAGCGCGACCTGGACAAGGCGCTGTCGGCCTGGCGCCAGGACGAATCGGTCGACGACCTCTACACCAGCCTGTTCCGCGAGACCCTCACCTACATGATGGAGGATCCGCGCAATATCACCCCCTGCACCCATCTCCTCTTCATCGCCAAGAACATCGAGCGGATCGGCGACCACGCGACCAACATCGCCGAGCTGATCCACTTCCTGCTCACGGGCAAGCCGGTGAAGGACGTGCGGCCGAAGGGCGACGCCACCTCCTTCACCGTCGTCACCCCCGAGGCCAAGCCGGAGGACAATGCATGA
- a CDS encoding class I SAM-dependent methyltransferase: protein MSKDSWLFLRIWARSPLKVAAWAPSSPAVARAFARHVDPRCSDPGLELGAGTGSLTEGLLATGLPPEKLIVVEKMPEFCTVLRQRFPGVTVLEGDVAEIGRMLDGIGVKRLSVVVSSLPIIWFPLDLQRAIIDAAFARMGRSGRFLQLTNPILSPLPRRKLGLQGRMVDFVWRNLPPLGAWSYRRPAGVPDAA, encoded by the coding sequence GTGAGCAAGGATTCCTGGCTGTTCCTCCGGATCTGGGCCCGGTCGCCGCTGAAGGTCGCGGCCTGGGCGCCCTCCAGCCCGGCCGTGGCCCGCGCCTTCGCCCGGCACGTCGATCCTCGCTGCAGCGACCCGGGGCTCGAGCTCGGCGCCGGCACCGGCAGCCTCACCGAAGGGCTGCTGGCGACGGGATTGCCGCCGGAGAAGCTGATCGTCGTCGAGAAGATGCCCGAATTCTGCACCGTGCTGCGCCAGCGCTTCCCCGGCGTCACGGTGCTGGAGGGCGACGTCGCGGAGATCGGCCGGATGCTGGACGGCATCGGGGTCAAGCGGCTGTCGGTGGTGGTGTCCAGCCTGCCGATCATCTGGTTCCCGCTCGACCTGCAGCGGGCGATCATCGACGCCGCCTTCGCCCGCATGGGCCGGTCGGGGCGGTTCCTGCAGCTGACCAACCCGATCCTGTCGCCGCTGCCGCGGCGCAAGCTGGGGCTGCAGGGCCGGATGGTCGACTTCGTCTGGCGCAACCTGCCGCCCCTCGGCGCCTGGAGCTACCGCCGCCCTGCGGGCGTCCCCGACGCGGCGTGA